From the genome of Alphaproteobacteria bacterium CG11_big_fil_rev_8_21_14_0_20_39_49:
GGTCGTATGACTATATTCGCATTGAATATTATGCCTTATATTACGGCATCAATCATCATGCAGTTAATGACGGTTGTTTCAAGCAATATGGCTGCTTTGAAAAAAGACGGTGAGGCGGGGCGTAGAAAAATCACTCAATATACAAGATACGCAACCGTTGTATTGGCAGCTTTTCAAGGCTTCGGTATCGCCGTGGGGCTTGAAAGTATGACCGGTGGCGGTAATAACGTCGTTATAGATCCGGGTTTTTTCTTTAGAGCCACTACCGTATGTACGCTTGTCGGCGGTACAGTGTTCTTAATGTGGCTTGGCGAACAGATAACCGCTCGTGGGATAGGTAACGGTATATCATTGATAATATTTGCGGGTATAGTTGCGGAATTGCCTTCTGCCCTTGCCCAAACTTTTACTATGGGGCGTGAAGGAGAACTTGCCACAATTACAATAATCGGACTTATGCTTCTGGCTGTGGGTGTTATTGCTTTTATAGTTTTCATGGAAAGGGCTTATAGAAGGATAATTGTTCAATACCCGAAAAGGCAGCAGGGTAATAAGATATTCGGCGGTGAAAGTTCTCACATTCCGTTGAAACTTAATACCGCAGGTGTAATACCTCCGATATTTGCAAGTTCAATATTGCTGTTTCCGGCGACACTGGCAGGATTTAGCGGTTCAGGTGAGGATCTAAGCCCCTTTCTTGAGACGATTGTACGATATGTTTCGCATGGTCAGCCTCTATATATTGCATTGTATATAGCTATAATTGTTTTCTTCTGCTTCTTTTATACCTCGATAGTATTTAACCCTGATGAAACGGCTGATAATCTGAAGAAAAACGGTGGTTTTGTACCCGGTAGAAGACCGGGTAAGAACACGTCCGAATATTTTGACTATGTTCTTACACGCCTAACCGTTGTAGGAGCGATATATTTATCTGCCGTGTGTATATTGCCCGAACTCCTTATAACTAACTATTCCGTTCCTTTTTACTTAGGCGGTACAAGTTTGTTGATAGTTGTGAACGTCTTATTAGATACCGTAGGGCAAATACAGACACATCTTTTTGCACACCAGTATGAAGGTTTAATTAAAAAGTCTAAGTTAAAAGGTCGTAGACGATGAAATTAATACTATTAGGACCACCCGGAGCAGGGAAGGGGACTCAGGCAGCTAAAATAGAAAGCGATTACGGTTCTATCCAGTTATCTACCGGCGATATGCTAAGGGCGGCAGTTTCATCCGGCTCGGAACTCGGGCAAAAAGTAAAAAAAATAATGGATGACGGCGGATTGGTTCCTGATGAAATAATGGTAAAGATGATAGAGGAAAGAATTTCTCAAGATGATTGTAAAGACGGTTTTATCTTAGACGGTTTTCCTCGTACTAAGGCTCAAGCTAAATCACTTGATGAAATGCTTGCCCGATTAGGGAAAAAGCTTGATGCGGTTATAGAAATTAAAGTAGATGACGAGGCTTTGGTGGAGAGGATATCCGGAAGGTTCTCATGTAAGGATTGTGGTGAAGGCTACAATAAAAAATATAAAACTCCTAAAGTAGAGGGGAAGTGTGATAAATGTGGCGGACATAGCTTTTATCAAAGAAGTGATGATAACGCAGAGACCGTAACAGCTCGTTTAAAGTCTTATCATGCCCAGACTGCACCGTTAATCCCGTACTATAAGGATAAAGGGGTTTTGCAGACTGTTGACGGTATGATGTCAATAGATGCCGTTATGGAGGATATAAATAGTATCCTGCGTGCGGCAGCTTAGTATATTGTTAAATTTTACCGATTTATGACCATAAAAACATTGACAGTTAGAAAAAATTAATTATTATTACGCCTCCCTTAATAGGGGTTGCAATTTGAATTATAATGATGGAGTAGCGTGTGGCTCGTATTGCCGGTGTAAATCTACCTTCTCAGAAGAGAATAGATGTTGCCTTAACTT
Proteins encoded in this window:
- a CDS encoding preprotein translocase subunit SecY codes for the protein MASSADKLASSLNFGVLGQAKELKKRIWFTLGALIVYRLGTYIPLPNIDPNALAALMQQNSGGVLGIFNMFSGGALGRMTIFALNIMPYITASIIMQLMTVVSSNMAALKKDGEAGRRKITQYTRYATVVLAAFQGFGIAVGLESMTGGGNNVVIDPGFFFRATTVCTLVGGTVFLMWLGEQITARGIGNGISLIIFAGIVAELPSALAQTFTMGREGELATITIIGLMLLAVGVIAFIVFMERAYRRIIVQYPKRQQGNKIFGGESSHIPLKLNTAGVIPPIFASSILLFPATLAGFSGSGEDLSPFLETIVRYVSHGQPLYIALYIAIIVFFCFFYTSIVFNPDETADNLKKNGGFVPGRRPGKNTSEYFDYVLTRLTVVGAIYLSAVCILPELLITNYSVPFYLGGTSLLIVVNVLLDTVGQIQTHLFAHQYEGLIKKSKLKGRRR
- a CDS encoding adenylate kinase, yielding MKLILLGPPGAGKGTQAAKIESDYGSIQLSTGDMLRAAVSSGSELGQKVKKIMDDGGLVPDEIMVKMIEERISQDDCKDGFILDGFPRTKAQAKSLDEMLARLGKKLDAVIEIKVDDEALVERISGRFSCKDCGEGYNKKYKTPKVEGKCDKCGGHSFYQRSDDNAETVTARLKSYHAQTAPLIPYYKDKGVLQTVDGMMSIDAVMEDINSILRAAA